The Burkholderia pyrrocinia genome includes a region encoding these proteins:
- a CDS encoding flagellar hook-length control protein FliK, whose amino-acid sequence MTESVSTPRSRSRSNRSSARSRQRSAAAAGSTSARAAARPGSAPAGDAPRDERTLDLFGDPVLEPGERMPAVVRDAAVTEADAAADVADDAAAARQASLDGFSAPAGANAVGHAEAEGAVTADVAVAADGVSVPEGGAAANDAVVLAADGVAMKPADLPAADGAAAKTAELQAADGATANAAELQAVDGVAANVAELQAADGVAANAAEPQAADGVAAKVADRQAADGEAAKPVVESAAVKSRDGRSSGDAVKERRSSSGGKRRAAAGASEATAVLSAPVATSIDTALQVTGVNAAQDVALTTEPTTEPAIATNTANTTPDVAPQADAPPSPVASVASFVTKPSAERAQPAAPAFDPDTHLRPLTDRLAALQADVDGLARTADREMRRVNRLLLALAVVVLAGLVALMLQTRQIAHLKQDAATKQQRIDRLAADLSTQQATLMTLEEHHEALLSQVDRLQRNANREAAVAKRARRTR is encoded by the coding sequence ATGACCGAATCCGTTTCCACGCCTCGCTCCCGTTCCCGTTCCAATCGTTCGTCGGCCCGTTCCCGCCAGCGCTCGGCCGCTGCCGCGGGAAGCACGTCCGCGAGGGCGGCGGCGCGGCCCGGCAGCGCGCCGGCCGGCGATGCGCCGCGGGACGAACGGACGCTCGACCTGTTCGGCGATCCGGTGCTCGAGCCGGGTGAGCGCATGCCGGCCGTGGTGCGCGACGCAGCGGTGACGGAAGCCGACGCGGCGGCTGATGTCGCGGACGATGCGGCCGCCGCGCGACAGGCCTCGCTGGACGGGTTCAGCGCGCCGGCGGGCGCGAATGCGGTGGGGCATGCGGAAGCGGAAGGCGCGGTGACGGCGGATGTCGCGGTGGCGGCCGACGGCGTTTCGGTGCCTGAAGGCGGTGCTGCCGCGAACGACGCCGTCGTGCTTGCGGCCGATGGCGTTGCAATGAAGCCAGCCGATTTGCCTGCGGCCGATGGCGCTGCGGCGAAGACAGCCGAATTGCAAGCGGCTGATGGCGCTACTGCGAACGCGGCCGAACTGCAAGCGGTCGATGGCGTTGCGGCGAATGTGGCCGAACTGCAAGCGGCCGATGGCGTTGCGGCGAATGCGGCCGAACCGCAAGCGGCCGATGGTGTTGCAGCGAAGGTGGCCGATCGGCAAGCGGCCGATGGCGAAGCCGCGAAGCCTGTTGTCGAATCCGCAGCCGTCAAATCTCGCGACGGGCGATCTTCCGGCGACGCCGTGAAGGAGCGCCGCTCGTCGTCGGGCGGTAAACGCCGGGCGGCTGCCGGCGCAAGCGAAGCGACGGCGGTGCTATCCGCGCCGGTTGCGACGAGCATCGATACGGCGCTGCAAGTGACCGGAGTGAACGCGGCGCAGGACGTCGCTCTGACGACCGAGCCAACGACCGAGCCGGCGATCGCCACGAATACCGCGAATACGACCCCTGACGTTGCCCCGCAGGCCGACGCCCCGCCGTCGCCCGTGGCTTCCGTTGCGTCCTTCGTGACCAAGCCGTCGGCGGAACGCGCGCAACCGGCCGCGCCGGCCTTCGATCCGGACACGCACCTGCGCCCGCTGACCGACCGGCTCGCCGCGCTGCAGGCCGACGTGGACGGTCTGGCGCGCACGGCCGATCGCGAGATGCGCCGCGTCAACCGCCTGCTGCTGGCGCTGGCTGTCGTCGTGCTGGCGGGGCTCGTCGCGCTGATGCTGCAAACGCGGCAGATCGCGCACCTGAAGCAGGACGCGGCCACCAAGCAGCAGCGGATCGATCGCCTCGCGGCCGATCTGTCGACGCAGCAGGCGACGCTGATGACGCTCGAGGAGCACCACGAAGCGCTCCTGTCGCAAGTCGACCGGCTTCAGCGCAATGCGAACCGCGAGGCGGCCGTCGCCAAGCGCGCCCGCCGCACGCGCTGA
- a CDS encoding DUF748 domain-containing protein has product MASADKKTVSSTLHALGGVARSRRTRRISIGVLIFLVLFGLLGFFAAPPLIRHVAEQQLSKQLDRPATIQRIALNPYTLNLEADGIHLGERGGQGDFVDIAKLVVRPSWSSLFRGAPIVNEVRLDSPFFHIVRYDAQRFNFTDLIEKFSTPSKPESKPTLFSVSNIQVNNGRIDFDDRLLNEKHVVDNWTLGIPYIATLPSKTDIFVEPKLRMRFDGSPIAIDGKTKPFAQSRESEIALKFDRLDMPKLISYVPAKLPVALTSGLLSSDLAVNFVMSGDKPALRVSGTVDLNDAKVTDRASAPLFAARGVHVAAASLEPLRNAMHFDEIRIDQPVVDLARDKQGVLNVEKLAAQPAAAPKAVADKPAASGATAASAEAASGAKVEADAKAAPPLDLTIRHFAIDGGTVNVDDRVPATPTALSLTKLAATLDGFSLQGKTPAKYTLSTSLSRGGDVTAEGAFNLAEKQADTKLTVAALALPALQPYLGEATRARVLDGTLGAMVNAKADWGKTPLAAQVADSTVSLKSLKIATPDTKAPAIVLPDASAKIAKVDVAARTAEIASVDVSGLALDVTRLKDGKIDLAALAEPAQASVPKRTVARKAEAAAPSWHYRIDALNVKDSSANFTDLSTPRPVKLAIKPLELSVQKLSDDMTKPLPVQLKATLNRKGSLNVTGDVTAQPLKLGLKINGDRLDAAAFEPYFGSALNATIASALLNAQGNLTFAQAKDAMRATYRGDVALVDVRMLDKATSDPFAGWRSLALSNLKANYDEKGTDVDAARVTFSNFYGRVLLDAQGRLNLKDVVAKESGPAQSLTRDASKGEPVPLSPGMTPPAAASAASAAAVQQASAPAAASATAIVKAAPPPQHPVRMHFGELLLQNGRVTYTDNFIKPNYTANLVAIKGTVGAFGTDSTTSAPVDVAANLAGNGPISIKGSVNPLIEKPALDLTATAHDIELTNLTPYSAKYAGYPITKGKLNVDLHYQLANDQLSANNHIFIDQLTFGDHVDNDTATKLPVKLAISLLKNTRGQIDVNLPVSGSLSNPEFSIGGLIWHAVLNLIAKAVTSPFTLLANAFGGGGEDLGYVEFAPGKYELTDAQQKKLDTVVKMLTEKPSIRLDLIGRVDPAKDTPGLRDAYVDRLVRQQKLKDVVGQGESVDPMSVKVDPAEYTKYLTRAYKAADFKKPRNLVGLQKTLPDADMKQALADHAPADDNALRALAQQRAQAVRQYLDGKIDSSRVFVVAPKLDAKGIEDKGATTRVDFGLQ; this is encoded by the coding sequence ATGGCAAGCGCAGACAAAAAAACCGTATCCTCGACCCTCCATGCCCTCGGCGGCGTTGCACGCTCGCGCCGGACCCGGCGTATCAGTATCGGCGTGCTGATCTTTCTCGTTTTGTTCGGACTGCTCGGGTTCTTCGCGGCGCCGCCGCTGATCCGCCATGTCGCCGAACAGCAACTGAGCAAGCAGCTCGACCGGCCGGCCACGATCCAGCGCATCGCACTGAACCCGTACACGCTGAATCTCGAAGCCGACGGCATCCACCTCGGCGAGCGTGGCGGCCAGGGCGACTTCGTCGACATCGCGAAGCTCGTCGTGCGGCCGTCGTGGTCGTCGCTGTTCCGCGGCGCGCCGATCGTCAACGAGGTCCGCCTCGATTCGCCGTTCTTCCACATCGTCCGCTACGATGCGCAGCGCTTCAATTTCACCGACCTGATCGAGAAGTTCTCGACGCCGTCGAAACCCGAAAGCAAGCCGACGCTGTTCTCGGTGTCGAACATCCAGGTCAACAACGGCCGCATCGATTTCGACGACCGTCTGCTGAACGAAAAGCACGTCGTCGACAACTGGACGCTCGGCATCCCGTATATCGCGACGCTGCCGTCGAAGACCGACATCTTCGTCGAGCCGAAGCTGCGCATGCGTTTCGACGGCAGCCCGATCGCGATCGACGGCAAGACCAAGCCGTTCGCGCAGTCGCGCGAGTCGGAGATCGCGCTGAAGTTCGACCGTCTCGACATGCCGAAGCTGATCTCGTACGTGCCGGCGAAGCTGCCGGTGGCCTTGACGAGCGGCCTGCTGAGCAGCGACCTCGCGGTCAATTTCGTGATGAGCGGCGATAAGCCCGCGCTGCGCGTGTCGGGCACGGTCGACCTGAACGACGCGAAGGTGACGGACCGTGCGTCCGCGCCGCTGTTCGCCGCGCGCGGCGTGCACGTCGCGGCGGCCAGCCTGGAGCCGCTGCGCAACGCGATGCACTTCGACGAGATCCGGATCGACCAGCCGGTGGTCGACCTGGCGCGCGACAAGCAGGGCGTGCTGAACGTCGAGAAGCTCGCCGCGCAGCCGGCCGCCGCACCGAAGGCCGTCGCAGACAAGCCGGCGGCGTCGGGCGCAACGGCCGCCTCCGCAGAAGCGGCAAGCGGCGCGAAGGTCGAAGCCGACGCGAAGGCGGCGCCGCCGCTCGACCTGACGATCCGTCATTTCGCGATCGACGGCGGCACGGTCAACGTCGACGACCGCGTGCCGGCAACGCCGACCGCGCTGTCGCTCACGAAGCTCGCCGCGACGCTCGACGGCTTCTCGCTGCAGGGCAAGACGCCCGCGAAATACACGCTGTCGACGTCGCTGTCGCGCGGCGGCGACGTGACCGCCGAAGGTGCGTTCAATCTCGCGGAGAAGCAGGCCGACACGAAGCTGACGGTCGCCGCGCTCGCGCTGCCGGCGTTGCAGCCGTACCTCGGCGAAGCGACGCGCGCGCGCGTGCTCGACGGCACGCTCGGCGCGATGGTCAACGCGAAGGCCGACTGGGGCAAGACGCCGCTCGCCGCGCAGGTCGCCGACAGCACGGTCAGCCTGAAGTCGCTGAAGATCGCGACGCCCGACACGAAGGCGCCCGCGATCGTGCTGCCCGATGCGAGCGCGAAGATCGCGAAAGTCGACGTCGCCGCGCGCACCGCGGAGATCGCGAGCGTCGACGTGAGCGGGCTTGCGCTCGACGTGACACGCCTGAAGGACGGCAAGATCGACCTCGCGGCGCTGGCCGAACCCGCGCAGGCGTCGGTGCCGAAACGCACGGTCGCGCGCAAGGCCGAGGCTGCCGCGCCGTCGTGGCATTACCGGATCGACGCGCTGAACGTGAAGGATTCATCCGCGAACTTCACCGACCTGTCGACGCCGCGCCCGGTGAAGCTGGCGATCAAGCCGCTGGAGCTGTCGGTGCAGAAGCTCAGCGACGACATGACGAAGCCGTTGCCGGTGCAACTGAAGGCGACGCTGAACCGCAAGGGTTCGCTGAACGTGACGGGCGACGTCACCGCGCAGCCGCTGAAGCTCGGCCTGAAGATCAACGGCGACCGCCTCGACGCGGCCGCGTTCGAGCCGTACTTCGGCAGCGCGCTGAACGCGACCATCGCGAGCGCGCTGCTCAACGCGCAGGGCAACCTGACGTTCGCGCAGGCGAAGGACGCGATGCGCGCGACCTATCGCGGCGACGTCGCGCTCGTCGACGTGCGGATGCTCGACAAGGCGACGTCCGACCCGTTCGCGGGCTGGCGCTCGCTCGCGCTGTCGAACCTGAAGGCGAACTACGACGAGAAGGGCACCGACGTCGATGCCGCGCGCGTGACGTTCTCGAACTTCTACGGCCGCGTGCTGCTCGACGCGCAAGGGCGGCTGAACCTGAAGGACGTCGTCGCGAAGGAGTCGGGCCCAGCGCAGTCGCTCACGCGTGACGCAAGCAAGGGCGAACCGGTGCCGCTGTCGCCGGGCATGACGCCGCCGGCCGCCGCATCGGCCGCGTCCGCCGCAGCCGTGCAGCAGGCGTCCGCGCCGGCCGCCGCGTCGGCGACGGCGATCGTGAAGGCCGCGCCGCCGCCGCAGCACCCGGTGCGGATGCACTTCGGCGAGCTGCTGCTGCAGAACGGCCGCGTCACGTACACGGACAACTTCATCAAGCCGAACTACACGGCGAACCTCGTCGCGATCAAGGGCACGGTCGGCGCGTTCGGCACGGATTCGACGACGTCCGCGCCGGTCGATGTCGCCGCGAACCTCGCGGGCAACGGGCCGATCTCGATCAAGGGCTCGGTGAACCCGCTGATCGAGAAGCCGGCGCTCGACCTCACGGCGACCGCACACGACATCGAGCTGACCAACCTGACGCCGTATTCGGCGAAGTACGCGGGCTATCCGATTACGAAGGGCAAGCTCAACGTCGATCTGCACTACCAGCTCGCGAACGACCAGCTGTCGGCGAACAACCACATCTTCATCGACCAGCTCACGTTCGGCGACCACGTCGACAACGACACGGCGACGAAGCTGCCGGTGAAGCTCGCGATCTCGCTGCTGAAGAACACGCGTGGCCAGATCGACGTGAACCTGCCGGTGTCCGGTTCGCTGTCGAATCCGGAGTTCAGCATCGGCGGGCTGATCTGGCACGCGGTGCTGAACCTGATCGCGAAGGCCGTCACGTCGCCGTTCACGCTCCTCGCGAATGCGTTCGGCGGGGGCGGCGAGGATCTCGGCTATGTCGAGTTCGCGCCGGGCAAGTACGAGCTGACCGATGCGCAGCAGAAGAAGCTCGATACCGTCGTGAAGATGCTGACCGAGAAGCCGTCGATCCGCCTCGACCTGATCGGCCGCGTCGATCCGGCGAAGGACACGCCGGGGCTGCGCGATGCGTATGTCGACCGGCTGGTGCGCCAGCAGAAGCTGAAGGACGTGGTCGGCCAGGGCGAGAGCGTCGATCCGATGTCGGTGAAGGTCGACCCGGCCGAATACACGAAGTACCTGACGCGCGCGTACAAGGCTGCCGACTTCAAGAAGCCGCGCAACCTGGTCGGCCTGCAGAAGACGTTGCCCGATGCGGACATGAAGCAGGCGCTGGCCGATCACGCGCCGGCCGACGACAACGCGCTGCGTGCGCTCGCGCAGCAGCGCGCGCAGGCCGTGCGCCAGTACCTCGACGGCAAGATCGATTCGAGCCGCGTGTTCGTCGTGGCGCCGAAGCTCGATGCGAAGGGCATCGAAGACAAGGGCGCGACGACCCGCGTCGACTTCGGGCTGCAGTAA
- a CDS encoding heavy metal translocating P-type ATPase: MTEPLASAALQTIELSVDGMHCGGCTGRVQRALAAVPGVVDATVDLDAHAATVTAQEAVEPGQLVDAVGEAGYRAAVREAPVAAVATAHAAPALRAETPPVPAALPAAAATIELDIDGMTCASCVSRVEKALAKVPGVTRASVNLATERATIDASADVSAPQLADAVKQAGYGATPTMPDAAAVAAMPATPASIELDIGGMTCASCAGRVEKALAAVPGVARAAVNLATERASVHGAGALDAATLIAAVTTAGYRASLATAPAASADAQPASPAQDPDARKRREAVRERNLVIWSAVLSAPLVAPMLVAPFGIDLMLPGWLQLVLASIVQFGFGARFYRAAWHAVKARAGNMDLLVALGTSAAYGLSLWMLLRDPAHPGHLYFEASAVIVTLVRFGKWLESRAKHQTTEAIRALNALRPDRARVVEHGVERDVPLSQVRVGTRVSIRPGERVPVDGRIASGRSHIDESLITGESLPVPKDDGDPVTAGSINGEGALVVETTAIGAETTLARIIRLVESAQAEKAPIQRLVDRVSEVFVPAILGIAVLTLVGWLIAGAGTETAILNAVAVLVIACPCALGLATPAAIMAGTGVAARHGVLIKDAQALELAQRTTVIAFDKTGTLTEGKPSVTAFDAVGVPRDEALALAAAVQRQSDHPLARAVVAAHDADVAARGDTLPPAVAADARAVAGRGVEARVGTQLLALGSTRWRDELGIAVPPALDARAAELERAGNTISWLMRADAPRALLALIAFGDTVKPGARDAIAALSARGVVSALVTGDNRGSAAAVAASLGIGEVHAQVLPDDKARVVAELKRTHGGIVAMVGDGINDAPALAAADVGIAMATGTDVAMHTAGITLMRGDPALVADAIDISRRTYRKIQQNLFWAFVYNLVGVPLAALGWLNPVIAGAAMAFSSVSVVTNALLLRRWKGRAR, translated from the coding sequence ATGACCGAACCACTTGCCTCCGCAGCGCTGCAAACGATCGAACTGAGCGTCGACGGCATGCATTGCGGCGGCTGCACCGGCCGCGTGCAGCGCGCGCTGGCCGCCGTGCCGGGCGTCGTCGATGCGACGGTCGACCTCGACGCGCACGCGGCGACGGTGACCGCGCAGGAAGCGGTCGAGCCCGGCCAGCTCGTCGACGCGGTCGGCGAAGCCGGCTACCGTGCGGCCGTGCGTGAAGCGCCGGTCGCAGCCGTCGCGACCGCGCATGCGGCTCCCGCGCTGCGCGCCGAAACGCCGCCCGTGCCGGCGGCGCTGCCCGCGGCGGCCGCCACGATCGAACTCGATATCGACGGGATGACCTGCGCGTCGTGCGTGTCGCGCGTCGAGAAGGCACTCGCAAAGGTGCCGGGCGTCACGCGCGCGTCGGTCAACCTGGCGACCGAACGGGCCACGATCGACGCCTCGGCCGACGTTTCCGCGCCGCAACTGGCGGACGCCGTGAAGCAGGCCGGCTATGGCGCGACGCCGACGATGCCGGATGCAGCCGCCGTCGCTGCCATGCCTGCCACGCCCGCCAGCATCGAACTCGACATCGGCGGCATGACCTGCGCGTCCTGCGCCGGGCGCGTCGAAAAAGCGCTGGCCGCCGTGCCGGGCGTCGCGCGTGCGGCGGTCAATCTCGCGACCGAGCGCGCGTCGGTGCACGGCGCCGGCGCACTCGACGCCGCCACGCTGATCGCGGCGGTCACGACGGCCGGCTACCGCGCGTCGCTCGCCACCGCGCCGGCCGCCAGCGCCGACGCGCAACCGGCCAGCCCGGCGCAGGACCCCGATGCCCGCAAGCGCCGCGAAGCGGTTCGCGAACGCAACCTCGTGATCTGGTCCGCGGTGCTGAGTGCGCCGCTCGTCGCGCCGATGCTCGTCGCGCCGTTCGGCATCGACCTGATGCTGCCCGGCTGGCTCCAGCTCGTGCTCGCGTCGATCGTCCAGTTCGGCTTCGGCGCGCGCTTCTACCGCGCGGCCTGGCATGCGGTGAAGGCGCGCGCCGGCAACATGGACCTGCTCGTCGCGCTCGGCACCTCGGCCGCGTACGGGCTGAGCCTGTGGATGCTGCTGCGCGATCCCGCGCATCCCGGGCACCTGTATTTCGAGGCGTCGGCCGTCATCGTCACGCTCGTGCGCTTCGGCAAATGGCTCGAATCGCGCGCGAAGCACCAGACCACCGAGGCGATCCGCGCGCTGAACGCGCTGCGCCCCGACCGCGCGCGCGTCGTCGAGCACGGCGTCGAACGCGACGTGCCGCTGTCGCAGGTGCGCGTCGGCACCCGCGTCAGCATCCGCCCCGGCGAGCGCGTGCCGGTCGACGGCCGGATCGCGTCGGGCCGCTCGCACATCGACGAATCGCTGATCACCGGCGAGAGCCTGCCCGTGCCGAAGGACGACGGCGATCCCGTCACGGCCGGCTCGATCAATGGCGAAGGCGCGCTCGTCGTCGAAACCACCGCAATCGGCGCGGAGACGACGCTCGCGCGCATCATCCGCCTCGTCGAATCCGCGCAGGCCGAGAAGGCGCCGATCCAGCGGCTCGTCGACCGCGTGAGCGAGGTGTTCGTGCCGGCGATCCTCGGCATCGCGGTGCTGACGCTGGTCGGCTGGCTGATCGCCGGCGCCGGCACGGAAACCGCGATCCTCAACGCAGTCGCAGTGCTCGTCATCGCGTGCCCGTGCGCGCTCGGCCTCGCGACGCCCGCCGCGATCATGGCCGGCACGGGCGTCGCGGCACGACACGGCGTGCTGATCAAGGACGCGCAGGCGCTCGAACTCGCGCAGCGCACGACCGTGATCGCGTTCGACAAGACCGGCACGCTGACCGAAGGCAAGCCGTCCGTGACGGCGTTCGACGCCGTCGGCGTGCCGCGCGACGAAGCACTCGCGCTCGCGGCGGCGGTGCAGCGTCAGAGCGACCATCCGCTCGCGCGCGCCGTGGTCGCCGCGCACGACGCGGACGTTGCCGCGCGCGGCGACACGTTGCCGCCGGCTGTCGCGGCCGATGCGCGCGCGGTGGCCGGACGCGGCGTGGAAGCGCGCGTCGGCACGCAGTTGCTCGCGCTCGGCAGCACGCGCTGGCGCGACGAGCTCGGCATCGCGGTGCCGCCCGCGCTCGACGCTCGCGCGGCGGAGCTCGAACGCGCGGGCAACACGATCTCGTGGCTGATGCGCGCCGATGCGCCGCGCGCGTTGCTCGCGCTGATCGCGTTCGGCGACACCGTGAAGCCGGGCGCCCGCGATGCGATCGCGGCGCTGTCGGCGCGCGGCGTCGTGAGCGCACTCGTGACGGGCGACAACCGTGGCAGCGCGGCGGCCGTCGCGGCGTCGCTCGGGATCGGCGAAGTGCATGCGCAGGTGCTGCCCGACGACAAGGCGCGCGTCGTCGCCGAACTGAAGCGCACGCACGGCGGGATCGTCGCGATGGTCGGCGACGGGATCAACGATGCGCCTGCGCTCGCCGCGGCCGATGTCGGGATCGCGATGGCGACTGGCACGGACGTCGCGATGCACACGGCCGGCATCACGCTGATGCGCGGCGATCCGGCGCTCGTCGCCGACGCGATCGACATCTCCAGACGCACGTACCGCAAGATCCAGCAGAACCTGTTCTGGGCGTTCGTCTACAACCTGGTCGGCGTGCCGCTAGCGGCGCTCGGCTGGCTGAACCCGGTGATCGCGGGCGCGGCGATGGCGTTTTCCAGCGTCAGCGTCGTGACCAACGCGCTGCTGCTGCGGAGATGGAAGGGCCGCGCACGCTGA
- a CDS encoding DUF1254 domain-containing protein, whose protein sequence is MIENQRESVSLRRACASLAIAALLAGCASQPDAIQRKTGWMRAEVADSYVYAYPLVLMDVAKEAATGGDGAQPGQAPLNTLRHAQALPPVGAVNPPLPGVDTLDSTGWLDVAAEPVIVTLPDTRGRYWDARALDMWTNVLWSSSSVAARAARGGARSQTIAFAAKDWQGALPKGALRVDVPSGNAWLEVRLQTSGGRDLTNVKKLQRAIRVVPLSVYTGAARGASVAVHAGSAPSEAVGGGTPAEQVAALDPKAFFARFAQALQDNPAPADDAHAQQLLGDIGVSAGSPVLWTGDRLTAATAGVAEARARLAAPPSNLLNANGWSWIGDTAGKYGQDYALRAYAAYTQFGAATRDDETLAVVRVDSDGHSLNGANRYVLHFAPGALPPARAFWTLTPYTTNGALPDLGSARRSLGDRDRLRRNHDGSIDIVVSASPGGTHAANWLPAPRADFALALRLYAPKPQASDGSWMPPVVIRK, encoded by the coding sequence ATGATTGAAAACCAACGAGAATCAGTTTCTCTGCGGCGCGCGTGCGCGTCGCTGGCCATTGCGGCGTTGCTTGCGGGGTGTGCGTCGCAACCGGACGCGATCCAGCGGAAAACCGGCTGGATGCGCGCGGAAGTCGCCGACTCCTATGTCTATGCGTATCCGCTCGTGCTGATGGATGTCGCGAAGGAAGCGGCGACGGGCGGCGACGGCGCGCAACCGGGGCAGGCGCCGCTCAACACGCTGCGCCACGCGCAGGCGCTGCCGCCGGTCGGCGCGGTCAATCCGCCGCTGCCGGGCGTCGACACGCTCGACTCCACCGGCTGGCTCGACGTCGCCGCCGAACCCGTGATCGTCACGCTGCCCGACACGCGCGGCCGCTACTGGGACGCGCGCGCGCTCGACATGTGGACCAACGTGCTGTGGTCGTCGTCGAGCGTGGCGGCGCGTGCTGCCCGCGGTGGCGCACGATCGCAAACGATTGCCTTCGCCGCGAAGGACTGGCAGGGCGCGCTGCCGAAGGGCGCGCTGCGCGTCGACGTGCCGTCGGGCAATGCATGGCTCGAAGTGCGGCTGCAGACGAGCGGCGGGCGCGACCTCACGAACGTGAAGAAACTGCAGCGCGCGATCCGCGTGGTGCCGCTGTCCGTTTATACGGGCGCCGCGCGCGGCGCGTCGGTCGCGGTCCATGCGGGCAGCGCGCCGTCCGAAGCGGTGGGCGGCGGCACGCCGGCCGAGCAGGTGGCCGCGCTCGACCCGAAGGCGTTCTTCGCGCGCTTCGCGCAGGCGCTGCAGGACAACCCGGCGCCGGCCGACGACGCACACGCGCAGCAGTTGCTCGGCGACATCGGCGTGTCGGCCGGCTCCCCGGTGCTGTGGACGGGCGATCGCCTTACGGCCGCGACGGCCGGCGTCGCCGAGGCGCGCGCGCGGCTCGCGGCGCCGCCGTCGAACCTGCTGAACGCGAACGGCTGGAGCTGGATCGGCGACACGGCCGGCAAGTACGGCCAGGACTACGCGCTGCGCGCGTACGCGGCCTACACGCAGTTCGGCGCAGCGACGCGCGACGACGAGACGCTCGCGGTCGTCCGCGTCGACAGCGACGGCCATTCGCTGAATGGCGCGAACCGCTACGTGCTGCATTTCGCGCCGGGCGCGTTGCCGCCGGCGCGCGCGTTCTGGACGCTCACGCCCTACACGACGAACGGTGCGCTGCCCGACCTCGGGTCGGCGCGCCGCTCGCTCGGCGATCGCGACCGGCTGCGCCGCAACCACGACGGCTCGATCGACATCGTCGTGTCGGCATCGCCGGGCGGCACGCATGCGGCCAATTGGCTGCCGGCGCCGCGCGCCGATTTCGCGCTCGCGTTGCGCCTGTACGCACCGAAGCCGCAGGCGAGCGACGGGTCGTGGATGCCGCCCGTCGTCATCCGGAAATGA
- a CDS encoding MgtC/SapB family protein produces MLSNLELVMRLVLAAALGSVIGFERERLSWAAGLRTHMLVCVGSTLIMIVSAFGFADVLGSSDHIVLDPSRIAAQVVSGIGFLGAGSILLRGEIVRGLTTAASLWSVAAIGLAVGGGLYVAAISATIIILIILAGIKPLERRYFTVRQRRQLALTVVSGALTFDSLHASLGADSARVKQFIVQRADDTGEHDEVRIALARVSELEYQAICDKLRGLQGVTRFEEGNGLSGDE; encoded by the coding sequence ATGCTCAGCAACCTGGAACTCGTGATGCGACTCGTTCTCGCGGCGGCGCTCGGCAGCGTCATCGGCTTCGAGCGCGAGCGCCTGTCGTGGGCGGCCGGCCTGCGCACGCACATGCTCGTGTGCGTCGGCTCGACGCTGATCATGATCGTGTCGGCGTTCGGTTTTGCCGACGTGCTCGGCAGCAGCGACCACATCGTGCTCGATCCGTCGCGGATCGCCGCGCAGGTCGTGTCGGGCATCGGCTTCCTCGGCGCGGGCTCGATCCTGCTGCGCGGCGAGATCGTGCGCGGGCTGACGACCGCCGCGAGCCTGTGGTCGGTCGCCGCGATCGGCCTCGCGGTGGGCGGCGGGCTCTATGTCGCGGCGATTTCGGCGACGATCATCATCCTGATCATCCTGGCCGGCATCAAGCCGCTCGAGCGACGCTACTTCACGGTGCGCCAGCGGCGCCAGCTCGCGCTGACGGTCGTGAGCGGCGCGCTGACGTTCGATTCGCTGCACGCGTCGCTCGGCGCGGACAGTGCGCGCGTGAAGCAGTTCATCGTGCAGCGCGCCGACGACACGGGCGAGCACGACGAGGTGCGCATCGCGCTCGCGCGGGTGTCGGAGCTCGAATACCAGGCGATCTGCGACAAGCTGCGGGGGCTGCAGGGCGTCACGCGTTTCGAAGAGGGGAACGGGCTGTCGGGCGACGAATAG
- a CDS encoding GNAT family N-acetyltransferase, with protein sequence MLQMRPMTAGEFHAYRTRAIDGYARDLVSSGQNAVEDAADRARACFDTLLPDGLLTSGQTLVVLIDGASGDAVGDLWYAVVPEGPNRTLFIYDLDIVPSRRRQRWATRALEALDAEARRYGVTEIGLSVFNHNTAARALYRACGFAPITTTLIKPVIPG encoded by the coding sequence ATGCTGCAGATGCGGCCGATGACGGCCGGCGAATTCCACGCGTACCGCACGCGAGCCATCGACGGCTACGCGCGCGATCTCGTTTCATCCGGACAAAATGCTGTCGAAGACGCGGCCGATCGTGCGCGCGCCTGTTTCGACACGCTGCTGCCGGACGGCTTGCTGACATCCGGCCAGACCCTCGTCGTGCTCATCGACGGCGCCAGCGGCGACGCGGTGGGCGACCTCTGGTACGCGGTCGTGCCCGAAGGGCCGAACCGCACGCTGTTCATCTACGACCTCGACATCGTCCCGTCCCGGCGCCGCCAGCGCTGGGCCACGCGCGCGCTCGAGGCGCTCGATGCCGAGGCGCGTCGGTACGGCGTCACCGAGATCGGGCTGTCGGTGTTCAATCACAACACGGCGGCCCGCGCGCTGTATCGCGCGTGCGGCTTCGCGCCCATCACGACGACCTTGATCAAGCCGGTTATCCCCGGCTGA